One Lacunisphaera limnophila DNA window includes the following coding sequences:
- a CDS encoding thiamine-phosphate kinase: MSPFTTTRSRSVAALGERELIRRIRRWLGDVSPAAPFGIGDDCAVIPATRRAQLVTTDPVIHGRHFDDSVSARAVGAKLLKRNLSDIAAMGGRPVAAVVSLALAPETGTAWLRSFYLGLAATARRYHVKIVGGDITQAPRGFFGAFLTLHGEASGRLITRRGARVGDQLYVSGRLGGSRLGHHFRFVPRIAEGAWLAGRPEVVAMMDVSDGLANDLAALTPRGLTAALDATAIPISPAARRRARQTGAQPLAHALGDGEDYELLVVVRPTAATTPLARAWSRRFPALGLTRLGVFVPTGRRPAGALNLAAYRGYEHLR; the protein is encoded by the coding sequence ATGAGCCCGTTCACCACCACCCGCTCCCGCTCCGTGGCCGCACTGGGTGAACGCGAGCTCATCCGCCGGATCCGCCGGTGGCTGGGCGATGTCTCGCCCGCCGCGCCCTTCGGCATCGGCGACGACTGCGCCGTGATCCCGGCGACGCGCCGGGCCCAGCTCGTGACCACCGATCCCGTGATCCATGGCCGGCACTTTGACGACTCGGTTTCCGCCCGGGCCGTCGGGGCCAAGCTGCTCAAGCGCAATCTGAGCGACATCGCCGCCATGGGCGGACGCCCAGTGGCCGCCGTGGTCTCGCTCGCCCTTGCCCCGGAGACCGGCACCGCGTGGCTCCGGTCCTTTTACCTGGGACTCGCCGCCACCGCCCGGCGTTACCATGTGAAGATCGTCGGCGGGGACATCACGCAGGCCCCGCGGGGATTCTTCGGGGCCTTCCTCACCCTGCATGGCGAAGCCTCCGGCCGCCTGATCACGCGTAGGGGTGCGCGTGTGGGTGATCAGCTGTATGTGAGCGGCCGGTTGGGTGGATCGCGGCTCGGCCATCATTTTCGTTTTGTCCCCCGCATTGCCGAGGGTGCCTGGCTCGCGGGTCGCCCGGAGGTCGTGGCCATGATGGATGTGAGCGATGGCCTGGCCAACGACCTCGCCGCGCTGACCCCACGGGGCCTGACCGCCGCTCTCGACGCCACGGCCATCCCCATCAGTCCCGCCGCCCGCCGGCGGGCGCGCCAGACCGGCGCTCAACCGCTCGCGCACGCCCTCGGTGACGGTGAGGATTATGAACTGCTCGTGGTCGTGCGGCCCACGGCCGCAACGACCCCGCTGGCCCGCGCCTGGTCGCGCCGCTTCCCCGCCCTCGGGCTCACGCGCCTCGGCGTCTTCGTGCCCACGGGCCGGCGGCCCGCCGGCGCGCTCAACCTCGCAGCCTACCGCGGTTATGAACATCTGCGCTAA
- a CDS encoding GIY-YIG nuclease family protein produces MVYVYLIESVHQREQHYVGISHDLKQRLADHNEGKSPHTRKFKPWNLVAYIGFADEPTARAFEKYLKSGSGKTFLKRHFFRALKT; encoded by the coding sequence ATGGTTTACGTTTACCTCATCGAGAGCGTCCACCAGCGGGAACAACACTATGTCGGGATAAGCCATGACCTGAAGCAACGCTTGGCCGATCACAACGAAGGCAAGTCGCCCCATACGCGCAAATTCAAGCCTTGGAACCTTGTTGCCTACATCGGGTTCGCCGACGAACCCACCGCCCGTGCCTTCGAGAAGTACCTCAAAAGCGGATCAGGAAAGACCTTCCTGAAAAGACACTTCTTCAGGGCGCTCAAAACGTGA
- a CDS encoding PD40 domain-containing protein yields MRNAISFLLACTLLVSAFAQRDIGVIDVKGDANVLGLSLSSSSPELQNLALTAFNAHGRFKLLASGASYAVNFAPAGASSVTVTITRGGATVHTQTVSGTNQRNALLRAADVAVTKMSGLRGWFAGKLAFVGERTGKPEVYTADLFFGDLVKWTSDGKQVMGPRWAPDGSKIVYTSYRTSFPDIYQIDFATRRISLLASFKGTNSGGRFSPDGSRLAMVLSGEGNPEVYVGNASARQLRRLTNNQSVEASPTFSPDGGRVLYVSDSAGGPQLYTLPVNGGSPTRLATNISKYCAEPDWSAADPSKIVFTAGVGRGYQSAVFDMKAGSSKIITKAPTDAIEPVWLADGRHFICTFRAANTKSLYIVDSESGKATRLSPAAFGNAGNASYLAP; encoded by the coding sequence ATGCGTAACGCTATTTCCTTCCTCCTGGCCTGCACCCTCCTGGTCTCCGCCTTCGCCCAGCGCGACATCGGCGTCATCGACGTCAAAGGCGACGCCAACGTGCTCGGCCTCTCGCTGAGTTCCTCCTCCCCCGAACTCCAGAATCTCGCGCTCACCGCCTTCAACGCCCACGGTCGCTTCAAGCTGCTCGCCAGCGGCGCCAGCTACGCGGTGAACTTCGCCCCCGCCGGCGCCAGCTCCGTGACCGTCACGATCACGCGCGGAGGCGCCACGGTCCATACCCAGACCGTGTCCGGGACCAACCAACGCAACGCCCTGCTGCGCGCCGCCGACGTGGCGGTGACAAAGATGAGCGGCCTGCGCGGCTGGTTCGCCGGCAAACTCGCCTTCGTCGGCGAGCGCACCGGCAAGCCCGAGGTCTACACCGCCGACCTGTTCTTCGGCGACCTCGTGAAGTGGACCAGCGACGGCAAGCAGGTGATGGGCCCGCGCTGGGCGCCCGACGGCTCGAAGATCGTCTACACCAGCTACCGCACGAGTTTCCCCGATATCTACCAGATCGATTTCGCCACGCGCCGCATTTCTTTGCTCGCCAGCTTCAAGGGCACCAACAGCGGCGGTCGCTTCAGCCCCGATGGCAGCCGGCTCGCCATGGTGCTTTCGGGCGAGGGCAACCCCGAGGTTTACGTGGGCAACGCCTCCGCCCGCCAGCTCCGCCGCCTCACCAACAACCAGTCGGTCGAGGCCTCGCCGACCTTCTCGCCTGACGGCGGCCGCGTGCTCTACGTGTCTGATTCCGCCGGCGGTCCGCAGCTCTACACGCTCCCGGTCAACGGCGGTTCGCCGACCCGGCTCGCCACGAACATTTCCAAATACTGCGCCGAGCCCGACTGGAGCGCCGCCGACCCGTCCAAGATCGTCTTCACCGCCGGCGTGGGCCGCGGTTACCAGTCCGCGGTGTTTGATATGAAGGCCGGCTCCAGCAAGATCATCACCAAGGCCCCGACCGATGCGATCGAGCCAGTCTGGCTCGCCGACGGCCGCCACTTCATCTGCACCTTCCGCGCCGCCAACACCAAGAGCCTCTACATCGTCGACTCCGAGTCCGGCAAGGCGACCCGCCTGAGCCCCGCGGCTTTCGGCAACGCCGGCAACGCCAGCTACCTCGCGCCGTAG
- a CDS encoding OsmC family protein: MVKSTGTYTGGLNCQLTHGPSGKVIETDAPVDNHGRGAAFSPTDLTAASLASCMVTTMAIAAKLKLGYDIPGLRWEVTKEMSADKPRRIVRLAVQIWLPFSKAKDPAGVLEHAALNCPVAASLHPSVEKPVTLHWAE; this comes from the coding sequence ATGGTCAAAAGCACCGGCACTTACACGGGTGGGTTGAACTGCCAGCTCACGCACGGTCCCTCGGGCAAGGTCATCGAAACCGACGCCCCGGTGGACAACCACGGTCGCGGCGCGGCGTTCTCGCCGACCGATCTGACGGCGGCCTCGCTCGCCTCGTGCATGGTCACGACCATGGCGATCGCGGCCAAACTCAAGCTCGGGTACGACATCCCGGGTCTGCGCTGGGAGGTGACCAAGGAGATGTCAGCCGACAAGCCGCGCCGCATCGTGCGGCTCGCCGTGCAGATCTGGCTGCCCTTTTCCAAGGCCAAGGATCCCGCGGGCGTCCTCGAACACGCCGCGCTCAACTGTCCGGTCGCGGCGAGTCTCCATCCGTCGGTGGAGAAGCCGGTGACTTTGCACTGGGCGGAGTAG
- the rpmG gene encoding 50S ribosomal protein L33, producing the protein MQETVTLECTEARKEGKPPSRYLTKRNKKTVTERIEKKKYNPFLKRHTLHKEIK; encoded by the coding sequence ATGCAAGAAACCGTCACCCTGGAATGCACCGAAGCCCGTAAAGAGGGAAAGCCGCCCTCGCGCTATCTCACGAAGCGCAACAAGAAGACCGTCACGGAGCGCATTGAGAAGAAGAAGTACAATCCCTTCCTCAAGCGCCACACGCTCCACAAGGAGATCAAGTAA
- a CDS encoding TIGR00282 family metallophosphoesterase, with protein MRLLFIGDIVGKPGRELVTATVGRLKAERGIDFIIANGENAAAGSGITGAIASSLREAGVDAITLGDHVWDQKGFEADIKTLEYVCRPANLPAGNPGRDHLIVAKDGFRLLVFTVLGRTFMGLKAECPFLAADALLARLAGTYDGAMVEIHAEATSEKQALGWHLAGRATAVLGTHTHVATADTAVLRGHTAFQCDVGMTGPHESVLGRQIEPVLGRFLDGMPRRYEIATGDNRLSAALVEFTATGQATSVEWLQVRAG; from the coding sequence ATGAGGCTCCTCTTCATCGGCGACATCGTGGGCAAGCCCGGGCGCGAGCTCGTCACCGCCACGGTCGGCCGGCTGAAGGCGGAGCGTGGCATCGATTTCATCATCGCCAATGGCGAGAACGCCGCCGCCGGTTCCGGCATCACCGGCGCCATCGCCTCCAGTCTTCGCGAGGCCGGGGTCGACGCGATCACCCTCGGCGACCACGTCTGGGACCAGAAGGGTTTCGAGGCCGACATCAAGACGCTGGAATACGTCTGCCGGCCGGCGAACCTGCCCGCGGGCAATCCCGGCCGCGACCACCTGATCGTCGCGAAGGACGGCTTCCGTTTGCTCGTCTTCACCGTGCTCGGCCGCACCTTCATGGGCCTGAAGGCCGAGTGTCCTTTCCTCGCGGCGGATGCGCTGCTCGCCAGACTGGCCGGTACCTATGACGGCGCCATGGTTGAGATCCATGCCGAGGCGACATCCGAGAAACAGGCGCTGGGCTGGCACCTCGCCGGCCGCGCCACCGCCGTGCTGGGCACGCACACCCACGTGGCCACGGCCGACACCGCGGTCCTGCGCGGGCACACGGCCTTCCAGTGCGATGTCGGGATGACGGGACCGCACGAATCCGTGCTGGGCCGGCAGATCGAGCCCGTGCTCGGCCGGTTCCTCGACGGGATGCCGCGACGCTACGAGATCGCCACCGGCGACAACCGGCTCTCCGCCGCGCTCGTGGAGTTCACCGCCACCGGCCAGGCGACCTCCGTCGAGTGGCTGCAGGTCCGGGCCGGGTAG
- a CDS encoding PTS sugar transporter subunit IIA — MRLDKYISRSRVADIGSADLEGALVELLNLTVDRFPDLNKDTLLKGLLRRESTMTTYLGLGVAMPHVRMKMGRRYILAVGRSHYGIRYDSTIESEPVHLVIMLIADDKTRDYLQLLAALAQLLKEPDFVTSLVKAPDLDTLYERLYAGFGGVAEKALPAAQTRLNRVVLHEAGKIAAGGGCQALMVFGDVFSGRIRAPKTEGAIKTILVTRNLAEGEARPGRFDESIQVRSFSNQRLAQLRSAVLVGLTRGFITFKDRLCCIGGIANSNQFDSIVIVDVEKEFSSLLTGHADLLPADVKPEVLERVIAVATELAVEGREGRPVGCLFVVGDSEKVGKLTKPLVLNPFFGYKDEDRNILNPFMDETVKEFSSIDGAFVIRGDGVVEAAGALIQAADYNHTLPSGLGSRHAAAAAISVAADCIALVVSSSSGQVTLFRRGVMMPLTENKVSA, encoded by the coding sequence ATGCGGCTCGACAAATACATCTCCCGCAGCCGCGTGGCCGACATCGGCAGCGCCGATCTGGAGGGCGCGCTGGTCGAGCTGCTCAACCTGACGGTCGACCGCTTTCCCGACCTGAACAAGGACACGCTGCTCAAGGGCCTGCTGCGCCGCGAGAGCACGATGACGACCTACCTCGGCCTCGGCGTGGCCATGCCGCACGTGCGCATGAAGATGGGCCGGCGCTACATCCTCGCCGTCGGCCGCAGCCACTACGGCATCCGCTACGACAGCACGATTGAGAGCGAGCCGGTGCACTTGGTGATCATGCTGATCGCCGACGACAAAACGCGCGACTACCTGCAGTTGCTCGCCGCCCTGGCGCAGCTGCTGAAGGAACCCGATTTTGTCACGAGCCTGGTCAAGGCCCCCGACCTCGACACGCTGTACGAGCGCCTCTACGCCGGCTTCGGCGGGGTGGCGGAGAAAGCCCTGCCGGCCGCCCAGACGCGGCTCAACCGCGTGGTGTTGCACGAGGCCGGCAAGATCGCCGCCGGCGGCGGCTGCCAGGCCCTGATGGTTTTTGGCGACGTGTTTTCCGGCCGCATCCGCGCCCCCAAGACCGAGGGAGCGATCAAGACGATCCTCGTCACGCGCAACCTGGCGGAGGGCGAGGCCCGGCCCGGGCGCTTCGATGAGAGCATCCAGGTGCGCTCGTTCTCCAACCAGCGCCTCGCCCAGCTCCGCAGCGCCGTCCTCGTGGGGCTGACGCGCGGCTTCATCACCTTCAAGGACCGCCTGTGCTGTATCGGCGGCATCGCCAACTCCAACCAGTTCGACTCGATCGTCATCGTGGATGTGGAGAAGGAGTTTTCCAGTCTGCTCACGGGTCATGCCGACCTGCTCCCGGCCGACGTCAAACCCGAGGTGTTGGAACGCGTGATCGCCGTGGCGACCGAACTCGCCGTCGAGGGTCGCGAGGGTCGCCCGGTGGGATGCCTGTTCGTCGTCGGCGACAGTGAAAAGGTCGGCAAGCTCACCAAGCCGCTCGTCCTTAATCCCTTTTTCGGGTACAAGGACGAGGACCGCAACATCCTCAATCCCTTCATGGATGAGACCGTCAAGGAGTTCTCCTCGATCGATGGGGCCTTCGTGATCCGCGGGGACGGGGTGGTGGAGGCCGCCGGCGCCCTGATTCAGGCAGCCGACTACAATCACACGCTGCCCAGCGGCCTAGGCTCGCGCCACGCTGCGGCCGCCGCGATCTCGGTAGCCGCCGATTGCATCGCCCTGGTGGTTTCGTCGAGCAGCGGGCAGGTGACGCTGTTCCGTCGCGGTGTGATGATGCCGTTGACAGAAAACAAGGTAAGCGCCTGA
- a CDS encoding NADH-quinone oxidoreductase subunit A yields the protein MTTAYLPFLIQILLAGVITVVVIALSHLLGQRARGSKIKDAAYECGIHSDGSTHTRFSVKFYVTAMLFILFDIEVVFLIPWTFVYRDFLANHISILAPMMFFLGVLVLGLFYEVKKGALEWEK from the coding sequence GTGACCACCGCGTACCTGCCATTTCTCATCCAGATCCTGCTCGCCGGCGTGATCACGGTCGTCGTGATCGCCCTGAGCCACCTGCTCGGCCAGCGGGCGCGTGGCAGCAAGATCAAGGACGCCGCCTACGAGTGCGGCATCCACTCCGACGGCAGCACGCACACGCGCTTCTCGGTGAAGTTCTACGTCACGGCGATGCTGTTCATCCTCTTCGACATCGAGGTCGTGTTCCTCATTCCCTGGACGTTCGTGTACCGCGATTTCCTGGCCAACCACATCTCGATCCTGGCCCCGATGATGTTCTTCCTCGGCGTGCTGGTGCTCGGCCTCTTCTACGAGGTCAAGAAAGGCGCGCTCGAGTGGGAGAAGTGA
- a CDS encoding CPBP family intramembrane glutamic endopeptidase, translating to MPDSPAQIALLVVELALLFSGAGLLLWLLGEPRRRQRWLSHQPLPHWPVTVPEFLFAGLLVFAGGFLGQTLVQTLAGARIAGATDRTGLELFVYGAAFHLGILGGCALFPVLRRRLYSDYGSQPAPFRPGPTLPWTDITRYAAGTVLVALPVLTVLSLGWTGLLRAAGLPDEPQDLIGIFSATQSPVIIAGMLLVACGLAPLSEELIFRAGLYRYLRQRLGRTPALLVSGVCFGALHGNWAGFLPLAVLGMILALAYEATGSIRVAIVAHSLFNLNTVLIVLSGLPQASP from the coding sequence ATGCCCGATTCCCCCGCCCAAATCGCCCTGCTGGTCGTTGAGCTCGCGCTGCTTTTCAGCGGCGCGGGGTTGTTGCTCTGGCTGCTCGGCGAGCCCCGACGGCGCCAGCGCTGGCTCAGTCACCAACCCCTGCCCCACTGGCCGGTGACGGTGCCCGAGTTCCTGTTCGCCGGTCTGCTCGTCTTCGCGGGCGGCTTCCTGGGCCAGACCCTCGTGCAAACGCTCGCCGGCGCCCGCATCGCGGGGGCCACGGACCGGACCGGTCTGGAGCTCTTTGTCTACGGGGCGGCTTTCCACCTTGGCATCCTGGGCGGCTGCGCGCTCTTCCCGGTCCTGCGCCGCCGGCTCTACTCGGACTACGGCAGCCAGCCCGCGCCCTTCCGCCCCGGCCCGACCCTCCCCTGGACCGACATTACCCGCTACGCCGCCGGGACGGTGCTGGTCGCCCTGCCGGTGCTGACGGTGTTGAGTCTCGGCTGGACCGGGCTGTTGCGCGCGGCCGGGCTGCCGGATGAGCCGCAGGACCTCATCGGGATCTTCTCCGCCACCCAATCGCCGGTGATCATCGCCGGCATGCTGCTCGTCGCCTGCGGCCTGGCGCCGCTGAGCGAGGAGCTGATCTTTCGCGCCGGACTCTACCGCTACCTGCGCCAGCGGCTCGGCCGCACGCCCGCGCTCCTCGTCAGCGGGGTTTGCTTCGGCGCACTGCACGGCAACTGGGCGGGCTTCCTGCCGCTGGCCGTGCTGGGCATGATCCTCGCCCTCGCTTACGAGGCGACCGGCTCGATCCGCGTGGCGATCGTGGCCCACAGCCTGTTCAACCTGAACACCGTGCTGATCGTCCTCTCCGGCCTGCCCCAGGCCAGCCCATGA
- the tsaE gene encoding tRNA (adenosine(37)-N6)-threonylcarbamoyltransferase complex ATPase subunit type 1 TsaE encodes MNICAKLRAGVVTESAEQTRALAAELAAALPPDTVLALHGDLGVGKTTFVQGLAQGLGVTAQVTSPTFAIYAVYAGQRMKLIHLDAYRLEHGRQLDDLLLEEFLTSPWCLAVEWPEKTGTWLPAEAWHVTLAIVDGDRHRVCLQ; translated from the coding sequence ATGAACATCTGCGCTAAACTCCGGGCCGGCGTGGTGACCGAATCCGCGGAGCAAACCCGCGCTCTGGCGGCCGAACTGGCCGCCGCACTGCCCCCCGACACTGTCCTCGCGCTGCATGGTGATCTCGGCGTGGGCAAGACGACCTTCGTGCAGGGCCTGGCGCAGGGCTTGGGTGTGACGGCCCAGGTGACGAGTCCGACCTTCGCGATCTACGCGGTCTATGCCGGGCAGCGGATGAAGCTCATCCATCTCGACGCCTACCGGCTGGAGCACGGGCGCCAGCTCGATGACCTGCTGCTGGAGGAATTCCTGACCAGCCCCTGGTGCCTGGCCGTCGAATGGCCGGAGAAAACCGGCACGTGGCTGCCGGCGGAAGCGTGGCATGTGACCCTCGCCATCGTCGACGGCGACCGGCACCGGGTGTGCCTGCAGTGA
- a CDS encoding Mrp/NBP35 family ATP-binding protein has product MTADTIKEALKQVKYPGFSRDIVSFGLVRSAAFADGTAKVSVAITTSDPKVPTMLKAEIEKCLRAQPGVKDVIIELAVSAAKAPPAPGQANLGGGTTPAGLKHSVAIASGKGGVGKSTFAVNLACALAQILEKSGLPGRVGLMDCDIYGPSVPLMMGLGGSRPEVDGETLVPLERFGVKVMSMGFLVDDNTPVVWRGPMIMKTIQQFVQNVKWGELDVLLVDLPPGTGDAQLSLVQTLPLDGAILVTTPQPAATNVARKGGLMFQKVNVPLLGVAENMSWFEDANGQRQALFGEGGGATIAEQLGTVLLGQVPLYADIRAGGDSGQPVTVSAPGGRPAAVFREIAAALLTRLKVPHAS; this is encoded by the coding sequence GTGACCGCCGACACCATCAAGGAAGCCCTGAAGCAAGTGAAGTACCCCGGTTTCAGCCGGGACATCGTGTCCTTCGGGCTGGTGCGCTCCGCGGCCTTTGCCGACGGCACGGCCAAGGTCTCCGTGGCGATCACCACCTCGGATCCCAAGGTCCCGACGATGCTCAAGGCGGAGATCGAGAAATGCCTCCGCGCCCAGCCAGGCGTGAAGGACGTGATCATCGAGCTGGCCGTTTCCGCCGCCAAGGCCCCCCCGGCCCCTGGCCAGGCCAATCTGGGAGGCGGCACCACGCCGGCCGGCCTGAAGCACTCCGTTGCGATCGCCTCCGGCAAGGGCGGCGTGGGCAAATCCACCTTTGCGGTCAATCTCGCCTGTGCCCTCGCCCAGATCTTGGAAAAAAGCGGCCTCCCCGGGCGTGTCGGCCTGATGGATTGCGACATCTACGGCCCGTCCGTGCCGCTCATGATGGGGCTCGGCGGCAGCCGGCCCGAGGTGGACGGCGAGACCCTGGTGCCGCTGGAGCGCTTTGGCGTGAAGGTCATGTCCATGGGTTTCCTGGTGGATGACAACACCCCGGTCGTCTGGCGCGGGCCGATGATCATGAAAACTATTCAACAGTTCGTCCAAAACGTGAAATGGGGCGAACTCGACGTGCTGTTGGTGGATCTGCCTCCGGGCACGGGCGATGCCCAGCTTTCCCTGGTCCAGACCCTGCCGCTGGACGGCGCCATCCTCGTCACGACCCCGCAGCCGGCTGCCACCAACGTGGCGCGCAAGGGCGGTCTGATGTTCCAGAAGGTCAACGTCCCCCTGCTCGGCGTGGCCGAGAACATGAGCTGGTTCGAGGATGCCAACGGGCAGCGCCAGGCACTCTTTGGCGAGGGCGGCGGCGCCACCATCGCCGAGCAACTCGGCACGGTGCTCCTCGGACAGGTGCCGCTTTATGCGGACATCCGCGCCGGCGGCGACAGCGGCCAGCCGGTGACGGTGAGCGCACCCGGCGGACGGCCCGCGGCCGTCTTCCGCGAAATCGCCGCGGCGTTGCTGACCCGTTTGAAAGTGCCGCACGCGAGTTGA
- a CDS encoding PIG-L deacetylase family protein yields the protein MKFSQPAADVLVPDRRPLAAALARTTHLCLAAHQDDIEIMAYHGIATCHGRKDRGFTGVVVTDGAGSPRTGRFANYTDEQMKTVRRDEQRRAARLGKYAAVIQLAHPSQVVKDAKDDRVRTELAAILRAAAAEVVYLHNPADKHDTHVAVFLRCLEALRSLPKSRRPKQVLGCEVWRNLDWLVDADKVLLDDSPRPALAAKLIGAFQSQIAGGKRYDRAIAGRRLANATFHTSHATDAAQAVTWAMDLTPLIHDDQLSVEQFTLAHLDRLRADITARLRHFKI from the coding sequence ATGAAATTCTCCCAACCCGCGGCTGATGTCCTCGTGCCGGACCGCCGGCCCCTCGCCGCGGCGCTGGCGCGCACCACGCATCTCTGCCTCGCCGCGCACCAGGACGACATCGAGATCATGGCCTATCACGGCATCGCGACCTGCCACGGCCGGAAGGACCGCGGTTTCACGGGCGTGGTCGTGACCGATGGCGCCGGCAGCCCGCGCACGGGCCGGTTCGCAAACTATACCGACGAGCAAATGAAAACCGTGCGCCGCGACGAGCAGCGCCGGGCTGCTCGGCTGGGGAAATACGCGGCGGTCATTCAGCTCGCACACCCGAGTCAGGTCGTGAAGGACGCCAAGGACGACCGCGTGCGGACGGAGCTGGCGGCCATCCTGCGCGCCGCCGCCGCGGAGGTCGTCTATCTGCACAATCCCGCCGACAAGCATGACACCCATGTCGCGGTTTTCCTGCGTTGCCTCGAGGCCCTGCGCAGCCTGCCGAAGAGCCGGCGGCCCAAGCAGGTCCTCGGCTGCGAAGTCTGGCGCAACCTCGACTGGCTGGTGGACGCGGACAAGGTGTTGCTCGACGACTCGCCGCGTCCGGCCCTCGCGGCGAAGCTGATCGGTGCGTTCCAGTCGCAGATCGCCGGCGGCAAGCGTTATGACCGCGCGATTGCCGGCCGGCGCCTGGCCAACGCCACCTTCCACACCTCGCACGCCACCGACGCCGCGCAGGCCGTCACGTGGGCGATGGATCTCACGCCGCTGATCCACGATGACCAGCTTTCCGTCGAGCAATTCACCCTCGCTCACCTCGACCGGCTGCGGGCCGACATCACGGCGCGGTTGCGGCACTTCAAGATCTGA
- the epsC gene encoding serine O-acetyltransferase EpsC, translated as MTPNAIKQALLESYAQGGGINHLDGANLPSQDRVTELARDLMHLLFPGFFEDSGLTQAEAAVWLDRLLAKIATRLTTEVEKSLRYAGTADAATAAQHLTQQFLGCLPEVRRLVQTDVAAAYSGDPAARSTDEIILAYPCVLAISLQRLAHVLYALQVPLLPRMLTEYAHERTGIDLHPGAHIGSHFFIDHGTGVVIGETATIGTHVKIYQGVTLGAKSFETDGKNNPVKGVKRHPDIEDHVTIYAHATILGGDTRIGAHSVIGANVWVRDSIPPHSVAHYKETSLVVRPRKAHEILVDGADWNI; from the coding sequence ATGACGCCCAACGCCATCAAGCAGGCCCTGCTCGAATCCTACGCCCAGGGTGGCGGCATCAACCACCTCGACGGCGCGAACCTGCCTTCGCAGGACCGCGTCACCGAGCTGGCGCGCGACCTGATGCACCTGCTCTTCCCCGGCTTCTTCGAGGACAGCGGCCTGACCCAGGCCGAGGCGGCCGTCTGGCTCGACCGCCTGCTGGCGAAGATCGCCACCCGCCTCACCACCGAGGTGGAAAAAAGCCTGCGCTATGCCGGCACCGCCGATGCCGCCACCGCGGCGCAGCACCTGACCCAGCAATTCCTGGGCTGCCTGCCCGAGGTCCGGCGCCTCGTGCAGACCGACGTGGCCGCCGCCTACTCGGGCGATCCGGCCGCACGCAGCACCGACGAGATCATCCTCGCCTACCCCTGCGTGCTGGCGATTTCGCTGCAACGCCTGGCCCATGTCCTCTACGCGCTCCAGGTCCCGCTCCTGCCGCGCATGCTCACCGAGTACGCCCACGAGCGCACCGGCATCGACCTGCACCCCGGCGCCCACATCGGCTCCCACTTCTTCATCGACCACGGCACCGGTGTGGTCATCGGCGAGACCGCCACGATCGGCACGCACGTGAAGATCTACCAGGGCGTCACCCTCGGGGCCAAATCCTTCGAGACCGACGGCAAGAACAACCCGGTCAAGGGCGTGAAACGCCACCCCGACATCGAGGACCATGTCACCATCTACGCGCACGCCACCATCCTCGGCGGCGACACCCGCATCGGCGCGCACTCCGTGATCGGTGCCAACGTGTGGGTCCGCGACTCCATCCCGCCCCACAGTGTCGCCCACTACAAGGAGACGAGCCTCGTCGTCCGCCCGCGCAAGGCGCACGAGATCCTGGTCGACGGTGCGGATTGGAACATCTGA